One genomic window of Medicago truncatula cultivar Jemalong A17 chromosome 1, MtrunA17r5.0-ANR, whole genome shotgun sequence includes the following:
- the LOC25483344 gene encoding probable inactive purple acid phosphatase 16, translating into METCGSSWLWKRFLLSSLFLFVFSTIGSSSHQTSSAIRFKLAQAADAERQVMMRAGAPFKVALFADLHFGEDAWTDWGPLQDVNSINVMNTVLHHETPDFVIYLGDVITANNIMIENASLYWDQATSPARNRGIPWASVFGNHDDAPFQWPLDWFSAPGIPPIHCPQTSASCSGEDECSFRGTGRLELMKNEIKYNASFSSYGPRKLWPSVSNYVLQVSSPDDPQSPVAFLYFLDSGGGSYPEVISSGQAEWFLKKSEEINADSRVPEIIFWHIPSKAYKAVAPKFGIRKPCVGSINKEKVAAQEGEMGIMDLLVKRTSVKAVFVGHDHGLDWCCPYKKLWLCYARHTGYGGYGNWPRGARILEITHNPFSLRSWIRMEDGNVHSEVVLS; encoded by the exons ATGGAGACTTGTGGAAGCTCATGGTTATGGAAGAGGTTTCTTCTATCATCACTATTTCTCTTTGTATTCTCCACCATTGGATCGTCATCCCATCAAACATCTTCAGCCATACGATTCAAACTGGCTCAAGCTGCTGATGCGGAGAGGCAGGTTATGATGCGAGCAGGTGCACCGTTTAAGGTTGCGTTGTTTGCGGACCTGCATTTTGGGGAGGACGCGTGGACTGACTGGGGCCCACTTCAAGATGTAAACTCCATCAATGTCATGAATACGGTGCTCCACCATGAAACTCCAG ATTTTGTAATATATCTTGGTGATGTCATTACTGCTAACAATATAATGATTGAAAATGCAAGTTTGTATTGGGATCAAGCAACCTCTCCAGCAAGAAATCGAGGCATTCCTTGGGCTAGTGTATTCGGAAACCATGATGATGCTCCATTTCAGTGGCCATTGGACTGGTTCTCTGCTCCTGGAATTCCTCCAATTCATTGTCCTCAAACCAGTGCTTCATGTTCAG gagaagatgaatgTAGCTTCAGAGGAACAGGAAGACTGGAGCTGATGAAAAATGAGATCAAGTATAATGCATCGTTTTCTAGCTATGGTCCAAGAAAACTTTGGCCTAGTGTATCAAATTATGTTCTTCAAGTTTCCTCGCCAGATGATCCGCAATCACCAGTTGCTTTCCTCTACTTCCTAGATTCTGGTGGTGGTTCCTATCCAGAAGTCATATCCAGTGGCCAAGCAGAATGGTTTCTAAAGAAATCTGAAGAAATTAATGCTGACTCTAG AGTTCCTGAGATTATTTTCTGGCATATACCAAGTAAGGCCTATAAGGCTGTGGCACCTAAGTTTGGCATACGAAAGCCTTGTGTTGGTTCAATCAACAAGGAAAAAGTCGCTGCTCAAGAAGGTGAAATGGGTATCATGGATCTTCTTGTGAAAAGAACCTCAGTCAAG GCAGTATTTGTAGGACACGACCATGGATTGGATTGGTGCTGCCCATACAAGAAACTATGGCTATGCTATGCTAGGCATACTGGCTATGGTGGCTATGGAAATTGGCCTAGAGGAGCTCGGATTTTGGAGATCACTCACAATCCCTTTTCTCTACGATCATGGATAAGGATGGAGGATGGCAATGTTCACAGTGAAGTTGTCTTGAGCTGA
- the LOC112418561 gene encoding uncharacterized protein, with translation MWSLWKRRNLKLWQQQNETCLQVVERARHLLDDWRTAQEVRSHKATDIPAQPNSVIHGPVIEWTRPAYGRYKCNIDASFSDSLNMVGIGICICDDQGEFFMAKTDCSSPLCDVDVGEAVGLHMALQWVADLHYDNVDFVLDSKFVVEHFNSNLGDSSELGCIIQACRQLFDCNFQNSHVEFNRRQANEVSIYSTGLGLGFVENEQKTSSLWRRKGTCFCSGFLQIRLGIGLGWRKKENAYWICFRGSVNWIWTGTAYA, from the exons ATGTGGAGCTTGTGGAAGCGTAGGAATTTAAAATTGTGGCAACAACAAAATGAAACATGTCTACAAGTTGTTGAACGGGCCCGACACCTCTTAGATGATTGGAGAACCGCCCAAGAAGTCAGATCGCACAAAGCTACAGACATCCCTGCTCAGCCGAATAGTGTTATCCATGGTCCTGTCATCGAGTGGACGAGGCCGGCATATGGTAGGTACAAATGTAATATTGATGCCTCCTTTTCTGACTCTCTGAATATGGTAGGTATTGGCATATGCATCTGTGATGATCAAGGTGAGTTTTTCATGGCTAAGACAGACTGTTCCTCACCTCTTTGTGATGTTGATGTTGGCGAGGCAGTTGGACTTCACATGGCACTACAATGGGTGGCTGATCTTCATTATGacaatgttgattttgttttggattcCAAGTTTGTTGTTGAACATTTTAATTCAAACCTAGGTGATAGTAGTGAACTAGGTTGTATTATTCAGGCTTGTAGGCAGTTGTTCGATTGTAATTTTCAGAACTCTCATGTTGAGTTCAATAGGAGGCAAGCCAATGAG gtctctatttatagcactGGGTTGGGACTAGGGTTTGTTGAGAATGAGCAGAAAACCAGTAGCTTGTGGAGGAGAAAAGGGACTTGTTTCTGTTCCGGTTTTTTGCAGATAAGGCTGGGAATTGGATTGGGatggagaaagaaagaaaacgcgtactggatttgtttcagaGGAAGCGTGAACTGGATTTGGACTGGAACAGCATACGCGTGA
- the LOC25483345 gene encoding uncharacterized protein: MENRLYGGCVDICATGVGKQHKDEKSKDGYVPVSKPMESQASNSVGSKRVRQPENYEDEDYDISSKKPRQNRSFNNDEVEKNNMSEETFLRNTIEDEHSYVQGDKVYLDCPDPDFNNFEKETADDCFAVNQFWAVYDTTDAMPRFYALVKKVTFPFKMHITWLEADPDKDSDVHSYNAGLPIACGKFKLGKSQKTTARGMFSHQILCIKGSGKGSYLVFPKKGETWAIFTNWSSNPENFRKREFAYVEILSDFAENVGVQVAYLGKVRGFISLFEKTRKNGANTFHILPNELYKFSHRVPSYKMSVDERKDVPKDCFELDTAALPTDIFEAEKNSSILGRSREKV; this comes from the coding sequence ATGGAAAACCGCTTGTATGGTGGATGTGTAGATATCTGTGCCACTGGAGTTGGTAAGCaacataaagatgaaaaaaGTAAGGATGGCTATGTTCCTGTGTCCAAACCAATGGAGTCACAAGCCTCAAACAGTGTTGGAAGTAAGAGAGTAAGACAACCAGAAAACTACGAAGACGAGGATTATGATATTTCTTCGAAAAAGCCACGGCAAAACAGATCATTTAACAATGATGAAGTTGAGAAAAACAACATGTCTGAAGAAACATTTTTAAGAAATACTATCGAAGATGAACATTCTTATGTTCAAGGAGATAAGGTATATCTTGATTGTCCTGATCCAGATTTCAATAATTTCGAGAAGGAAACAGCAGATGATTGTTTTGCTGTTAATCAATTTTGGGCAGTTTATGATACCACTGATGCTATGCCAAGATTTTATGCTCTTGTCAAGAAAGTAACCTTCCCTTTCAAGATGCATATTACTTGGTTGGAAGCCGACCCAGACAAGGATAGTGACGTTCATTCGTATAATGCAGGTTTGCCTATTGCTTGTGGTAAATTTAAACTTGGTAAATCTCAGAAAACTACAGCTCGTGGTATGTTCTCTCATCAGATTCTGTGTATAAAAGGAAGTGGCAAAGGCTCTTATCTAGTGTTTCCCAAGAAGGGAGAAACTTGGGCAATTTTCACAAATTGGAGTTCTAATCCAGAAAATTTCCGGAAGCGTGAATTTGCTTATGTTGAAATCCTATCAGATTTTGCTGAAAATGTTGGTGTTCAAGTAGCTTACCTAGGCAAAGTTAGAGGGTTTATTAGCCTCTTTGAGAAAACTAGGAAGAATGGAGCAAACACATTTCATATTCTACCTAACGAGCTATACAAATTCTCACATCGAGTGCCTTCTTATAAGATGAGCGTTGATGAAAGGAAAGATGTTCCAAAAGATTGTTTTGAACTTGATACTGCTGCACTGCCAACCGATATATTTGAAGCTGAAAAAAATTCCTCAATCCTTGGAAGATCAAGGGAAAAAGTATGA
- the LOC25483343 gene encoding uncharacterized protein, producing MCKYNNIVNWDDSAAKEAFDNAKSRFWADINGLPCNIPFPDPDMYIDDIDWNSSVDPELLLDLDNVTTFPSQEESNKGVVIFGDAPFLDQSIPCSGWDEPEKDALKPAEFVSGAQVNLHENKNVTPREQDDVPYYAAKESKRQKYGNDSLGWNHRQHSHIGGSWNKRKLYGDRTKEECMARGK from the coding sequence ATGTGTAAGTACAACAATATAGTTAATTGGGATGATTCTGCTGCTAAAGAAGCATTTGACAATGCAAAAAGTAGGTTTTGGGCAGATATCAATGGCCTTCCTTGCAACATACCTTTTCCTGATCCCGACATGTACATTGACGATATTGACTGGAATTCCAGTGTTGACCCTGAGCTTCTTCTGGACTTGGATAACGTCACAACATTTCCTAGTCAAGAAGAAAGTAATAAGGGGGTTGTGATCTTTGGTGATGCTCCCTTTTTGGATCAATCAATTCCATGCAGTGGATGGGATGAACCTGAAAAAGATGCACTGAAACCCGCTGAATTCGTTTCTGGTGCTCAAGTTAATctgcatgaaaataaaaatgtgacTCCTCGCGAACAAGATGATGTGCCTTATTATGCTGCCAAAGAATCTAAACGGCAGAAATATGGGAATGATAGTCTTGGATGGAATCATAGGCAACACAGTCATATAGGAGGTAGCTGGAATAAGAGAAAATTGTATGGGGATCGCACAAAGGAAGAATGCATGGCACGTGGTAAATGA